The following proteins come from a genomic window of Neptunomonas concharum:
- the gspG gene encoding type II secretion system major pseudopilin GspG produces MPTRYKKNRFEQGITLVEMLVVLAIIGLLAGLVGPAVLNQLGGAKSKTASVQIKDFEQSLEIFKLDVGRFPSTEEGLAALVEKPSNVVGWNGPYLKSGVPQDPWKKPYQYKMPGDHGEYDIFTYGQDGVPGGDGENADIGSW; encoded by the coding sequence GTGCCAACACGTTATAAAAAAAATCGATTTGAGCAAGGTATCACACTTGTCGAAATGTTGGTTGTGCTGGCCATTATCGGTCTGCTGGCGGGGCTGGTGGGGCCTGCTGTATTGAATCAATTAGGTGGGGCAAAGTCGAAAACGGCCAGTGTGCAAATTAAAGACTTTGAACAGAGCTTAGAGATATTTAAGCTCGACGTAGGACGTTTTCCGAGCACAGAAGAAGGGTTGGCTGCTTTAGTGGAAAAGCCATCGAATGTGGTTGGCTGGAATGGTCCTTACCTGAAATCAGGTGTACCACAAGATCCTTGGAAAAAGCCCTATCAGTACAAAATGCCAGGCGATCATGGAGAATATGACATCTTCACTTACGGACAGGACGGTGTTCCTGGCGGTGATGGTGAGAATGCAGACATAGGTAGCTGGTAA
- a CDS encoding PilN domain-containing protein, giving the protein MSVVNNQWSFLGYDLRNLFRSVRVAWDELCHSPQSLLAKNLAETVRVYEAGQTHFILNNKVVTSGPAHSEAVVLPDEQCLCKTITLPESAEDDLENFLSLEVRASSPFAEEDTRFGWRIIDRKAGVLDVLLVITSNLLVHRFAQSQDLERDLNEYEVWYRSDIACVEIFGYAEGDRRARYIKRLKRFLLLCGGMLALLFFLGWLPVVFKQAEMQKVTQQYEQVKQAAQPAVQLREALGKKREIASQVSAVNTQRYDVINELERLAVLLPDSAFLTSIDMQEGLIRIEGLADNASSLMQLLLAEPSYSKVVSPAAFRKEGRSGRERFVFDLTPQVVVSEVAE; this is encoded by the coding sequence ATGTCAGTAGTTAACAATCAATGGAGCTTTCTTGGCTACGATCTTCGCAATCTGTTCCGCTCCGTTCGGGTCGCTTGGGACGAACTATGTCATTCTCCTCAATCATTGCTGGCCAAAAATCTCGCAGAGACGGTCAGAGTCTACGAAGCAGGACAGACGCACTTTATCTTGAACAATAAAGTCGTAACAAGTGGGCCAGCTCATAGCGAAGCAGTTGTTTTACCTGATGAGCAATGTTTATGCAAAACTATTACACTGCCTGAAAGTGCAGAAGATGACCTAGAAAACTTTTTATCCCTTGAGGTGCGAGCTAGTAGCCCTTTTGCTGAGGAAGACACCCGTTTTGGATGGCGTATCATTGATCGCAAAGCGGGAGTACTGGATGTTTTACTGGTGATTACTTCGAACTTGCTGGTTCATCGTTTTGCTCAGAGTCAAGATTTAGAACGAGACCTCAATGAATATGAAGTCTGGTACCGATCTGACATCGCATGCGTAGAAATTTTCGGTTACGCAGAAGGTGATCGCAGAGCGCGTTATATAAAACGTTTGAAAAGGTTCTTGTTATTATGCGGTGGGATGCTAGCACTGCTTTTCTTTTTGGGGTGGCTGCCTGTAGTGTTTAAGCAGGCGGAAATGCAAAAGGTGACGCAGCAATATGAGCAAGTAAAGCAAGCGGCACAGCCGGCTGTCCAGTTACGTGAAGCGCTGGGCAAAAAAAGAGAAATAGCATCACAAGTTAGCGCGGTAAATACTCAGCGTTATGATGTTATCAATGAGCTTGAGCGGTTAGCAGTATTGTTGCCAGATAGTGCATTTTTGACATCAATAGATATGCAAGAAGGCTTGATTCGTATTGAAGGCTTGGCGGATAACGCATCCTCTTTGATGCAGCTTTTATTGGCAGAGCCTAGCTATAGCAAGGTCGTTTCGCCGGCGGCTTTTAGAAAGGAAGGAAGAAGTGGGCGAGAGCGCTTTGTTTTTGATCTGACGCCGCAAGTGGTTGTTTCTGAGGTGGCGGAATGA
- a CDS encoding type II secretion system protein — MRRRGEQGFSLLEMMVAISILAMSLGALYQAVGGATKSIRVDEKYLYAVELGRSLLALNSVVERESEQSGETQGGFTWRVVSTAHPLEELQALKPGDLQDIVVEVAWNDASKRRSVVLNSVVAGEVER; from the coding sequence ATGAGGCGGCGTGGTGAACAAGGGTTCTCTTTATTAGAGATGATGGTCGCTATTAGTATCTTGGCTATGTCACTTGGGGCACTGTACCAAGCGGTTGGCGGTGCCACAAAAAGTATTCGAGTTGATGAAAAGTATCTTTATGCTGTAGAACTTGGGCGTTCGCTACTGGCGCTAAATAGTGTGGTAGAGAGAGAGTCTGAACAGTCAGGTGAAACGCAAGGCGGTTTTACATGGCGTGTGGTATCGACAGCTCATCCTTTGGAGGAACTTCAGGCACTAAAGCCAGGAGACCTGCAGGATATTGTTGTTGAAGTTGCGTGGAATGATGCAAGTAAACGACGTTCAGTTGTGCTGAATTCCGTGGTAGCTGGTGAGGTTGAGCGGTGA
- a CDS encoding YheU family protein, with amino-acid sequence MIIPMDALSDEALNGLIEEFVTRDGTDYGEIETSLAHKVTQVKAQLKRGDVVILYSETRGDVNIVSRPSLNMSATDQ; translated from the coding sequence ATGATCATTCCAATGGATGCGCTATCAGATGAAGCGCTTAATGGGTTAATTGAAGAATTTGTTACTCGGGATGGCACCGATTACGGCGAGATAGAAACCTCTTTGGCTCATAAAGTCACACAAGTGAAAGCCCAACTTAAAAGAGGGGATGTCGTCATTTTATATAGTGAAACAAGAGGTGATGTGAATATCGTCTCACGCCCATCCCTCAATATGAGCGCCACTGATCAATAG
- the mnmC gene encoding bifunctional tRNA (5-methylaminomethyl-2-thiouridine)(34)-methyltransferase MnmD/FAD-dependent 5-carboxymethylaminomethyl-2-thiouridine(34) oxidoreductase MnmC has translation MQPKHASIRWQDGKPFSESFCDIYFSQHDGMAETQHVFIDGNRLTERFAKVSSTNFIIAETGFGTGSNLLTTLTLLSKLHPAQPSQLHFISTELYPLSRKDLQKSLELLPELKHFSDQLLSQYPPVVKGMHRFIFDHGRFYLTLCIGDATTSFRQIDSSIDAWFLDGFAPSQNPEMWSTELFREIGRLSCADKPSTLATFTSAGFVRRGLSDVGFEMRKAKGFGKKREMLTGTFSTLPPTSDYSVQPWFKLPKNQKPNTAIVIGAGLAGCATAEALARRGINVSLLEKNNGICQEASGNRQGALYAKLPIQPTLSGEFHLCGLEYSLRLLEMYQCLDGSIAEQCGLLQLATQPKEVERQKATVESGFYDAETVRLLSAEEASDIAGSLIKHPALWFPRAGWAYPKGVCDALIQSPFIDLQTHCHIIEIKQLPSGEWQVTDSKGSIYQASTLVVASASEAASFQPLQHLPLKNIRGQVSIAPEPNSTPTLKTVVCGDGYISPSKEGLYSFGATFDLRDPETGIRPSDHTKNLATLSAALPNLANQLTTPDTWQGKVGFRCTTPDYLPIAGPAPQADAYLQRYAKLKDDKNWKFENMEPPLHSNLYINTGHGSKGLITAPLASEYLASLISGEPLPISRNIVNALHPARFLVKDLIRGR, from the coding sequence ATGCAGCCTAAACATGCCTCCATTCGCTGGCAAGACGGAAAGCCCTTCTCTGAAAGTTTCTGCGATATCTACTTCAGTCAGCACGACGGCATGGCAGAAACCCAACACGTTTTTATTGATGGCAACCGGCTCACAGAACGCTTTGCTAAAGTATCAAGCACAAACTTCATCATTGCGGAAACAGGATTTGGCACAGGCTCCAATCTACTGACGACACTAACATTACTCAGCAAGCTCCATCCGGCTCAACCCTCGCAACTTCACTTTATATCCACAGAGCTCTACCCCCTGAGCCGCAAGGACCTCCAAAAGTCACTCGAACTACTCCCTGAACTCAAACATTTTTCCGACCAGTTATTATCACAGTATCCGCCGGTTGTTAAAGGGATGCACCGATTCATCTTTGACCATGGCCGGTTCTACCTCACTCTCTGCATTGGTGATGCGACCACCAGCTTTCGCCAAATCGACAGTTCGATAGATGCTTGGTTTTTAGATGGATTTGCACCCAGTCAGAATCCTGAGATGTGGAGCACTGAGCTGTTCCGTGAAATAGGTCGCTTAAGTTGTGCTGATAAACCCTCCACACTCGCCACCTTCACATCAGCAGGTTTTGTAAGGCGAGGACTCTCTGATGTGGGATTCGAGATGCGCAAAGCTAAAGGATTCGGAAAAAAGAGGGAGATGCTAACAGGCACTTTTTCTACACTGCCTCCGACATCTGACTACTCTGTGCAACCTTGGTTTAAGCTACCTAAAAACCAAAAACCAAACACAGCTATCGTGATAGGCGCCGGATTAGCCGGATGCGCGACGGCTGAAGCGCTTGCACGACGGGGTATCAACGTTTCCCTGCTGGAAAAGAACAACGGTATTTGCCAAGAAGCTTCGGGCAATCGCCAAGGGGCGCTATATGCCAAGCTACCTATCCAACCCACCCTATCTGGAGAGTTCCACCTTTGTGGGCTTGAGTACAGCCTCCGGTTACTAGAGATGTACCAATGCCTTGACGGCTCTATTGCCGAACAGTGCGGATTGCTTCAGTTAGCCACGCAGCCTAAAGAGGTCGAGCGCCAAAAAGCCACCGTGGAAAGCGGTTTTTATGACGCAGAAACGGTCAGGCTACTCTCGGCAGAGGAGGCTAGCGACATCGCAGGAAGCTTGATTAAACACCCAGCCCTATGGTTTCCTCGAGCAGGCTGGGCCTATCCCAAAGGCGTCTGTGATGCACTTATACAGAGTCCGTTTATTGACCTTCAGACCCACTGTCATATCATCGAGATAAAACAGCTCCCCTCTGGCGAGTGGCAAGTAACAGATAGCAAAGGAAGCATATATCAAGCAAGCACACTTGTTGTGGCATCTGCATCAGAAGCGGCCTCATTCCAGCCCCTCCAACACCTCCCCCTTAAAAATATTCGTGGTCAGGTTTCCATAGCTCCCGAGCCTAACTCCACGCCAACACTAAAAACCGTTGTCTGTGGGGATGGATACATCTCCCCCTCAAAAGAGGGCTTGTATAGCTTTGGTGCGACATTCGATTTACGAGACCCCGAAACCGGCATCCGCCCAAGCGACCATACGAAAAACTTAGCAACGCTTAGCGCTGCGCTTCCAAACTTAGCCAACCAGCTAACAACACCTGACACCTGGCAAGGCAAAGTGGGATTTCGCTGCACGACACCTGACTACCTCCCCATCGCTGGGCCAGCTCCACAAGCAGACGCTTATCTGCAACGCTACGCAAAACTAAAAGATGATAAAAACTGGAAATTTGAAAATATGGAGCCACCTTTACATTCCAACCTCTATATAAATACCGGCCATGGATCAAAAGGCCTAATTACTGCGCCATTAGCATCAGAGTATCTTGCATCCCTGATTTCAGGGGAACCCCTGCCAATATCCAGAAATATAGTAAATGCATTGCACCCTGCGCGTTTTTTAGTTAAAGATTTAATCAGGGGCCGTTAA
- a CDS encoding HPP family protein, with product MALIVIDHGNRIKTPVRSLFPARGVDSTTQAKAAHDSAGVEKQVHADGEPFSHFLGTDANNPHNEAQPDTYSPTKPDQRLAHHKRLKAAQIMTHPVHTISREATFKTVWSRMQELHISHLMVTDAQEHPVGIISRTDIIEHGKDSPVSIANFFTKQLIAALPDTDVAVISATFIEYEINAIPVFNENEQLLGIVCRSDLLRLLISGAHIEGWA from the coding sequence ATGGCACTGATTGTTATCGATCATGGCAACCGAATTAAAACACCGGTTCGTTCCTTATTCCCAGCGAGAGGGGTAGACAGTACGACCCAAGCGAAGGCTGCTCACGATAGTGCGGGAGTTGAGAAACAAGTGCATGCTGACGGGGAGCCTTTTAGTCACTTCTTAGGCACTGACGCCAATAATCCCCATAACGAAGCGCAACCCGATACTTATAGTCCAACAAAACCCGATCAAAGGCTTGCTCACCATAAGCGGCTAAAAGCTGCACAAATCATGACCCACCCTGTTCATACCATCAGCCGAGAAGCGACTTTTAAAACCGTATGGAGCCGCATGCAAGAGCTACATATCAGCCATTTAATGGTGACTGATGCTCAAGAGCATCCGGTTGGCATCATTTCTCGTACAGATATCATTGAACACGGTAAAGATTCACCGGTGAGCATCGCTAATTTCTTCACGAAACAACTTATTGCTGCACTACCTGATACTGATGTCGCTGTCATCTCAGCAACGTTTATTGAGTACGAAATCAATGCGATTCCTGTTTTCAATGAAAATGAGCAACTCTTAGGCATCGTGTGTCGTTCCGACCTACTCCGGCTATTGATCAGTGGCGCTCATATTGAGGGATGGGCGTGA
- a CDS encoding GspE/PulE family protein — protein sequence MSNLVQLGELLVSQKKISTRDLERALIAQQEMGDMLGQVLVKLGLVSEQDICSALSEQMSIRFLPLAAYPEEPIIIEGLSQDFLFSNNVVPVSKTETGICFAASVPQDAYVNKALRIALGCPVELCIGLDADISSALQKYLQVADDAVESDEVVSDSFAGDDEFIEHLKDLASEAPVIRLVNQIIHKALDLGASDIHIEPFDDGLHLRYRVDGVIHEVPDPPQLSLAPAIASRIKLLAHLNIAERRLPQDGRIMTRVKGHELDLRVSTIPTVHGESIVMRVLDRQSIQLSLDKMGFSQDTLSRYRELLDRPHGVLLVTGPTGSGKTTTLYASLAAMDSQSLKIVTVEDPVEYQLRGINQIQVQSQIDLTFGKALRSILRQDPDIIMIGEMRDTETAQIGVQSALTGHLVLSTLHTNTAAGAITRLEDMGIERYLITSSVNGVLAQRLLRKLCQKCRIPVELTAEVIETSGLGRFMQSGQTVYRSCGCSECQGSGYAGRTSIHELFVMDSDMHKAILSGSDATTLHTVARRNGMITLYEDGLRKVAQGVTSLEEVIRVTQDQGSEDVVA from the coding sequence ATGAGCAATCTTGTCCAACTCGGTGAGCTACTTGTCTCACAGAAAAAAATCAGCACTAGGGACTTAGAGCGTGCGCTTATCGCCCAGCAAGAAATGGGTGATATGCTGGGCCAGGTTTTGGTTAAGCTGGGGCTCGTTTCTGAGCAAGATATTTGCTCAGCCTTGAGCGAGCAGATGTCTATCCGATTTTTACCTCTGGCGGCTTACCCTGAAGAGCCAATAATTATAGAAGGGTTGTCGCAGGATTTTCTATTTAGCAACAATGTTGTGCCTGTATCTAAAACCGAAACAGGTATCTGTTTTGCGGCCAGTGTTCCTCAAGATGCTTATGTTAATAAAGCATTGCGTATTGCTTTGGGTTGTCCTGTTGAATTGTGTATAGGCCTTGATGCTGACATCTCCTCTGCATTGCAGAAGTATTTACAGGTTGCTGATGATGCAGTTGAGAGCGACGAAGTCGTATCGGATAGCTTCGCCGGAGATGATGAGTTTATCGAGCATCTGAAAGACTTGGCCAGCGAAGCACCGGTGATTCGATTGGTTAATCAGATTATTCATAAAGCGTTGGATCTAGGTGCTTCCGATATACATATTGAGCCATTCGATGATGGTCTTCACCTGCGCTACCGTGTGGATGGGGTAATTCATGAAGTGCCAGACCCTCCGCAGCTCAGTTTAGCTCCTGCTATTGCTTCTCGTATCAAGCTACTGGCTCATCTGAATATTGCTGAGCGTCGCCTTCCTCAGGATGGGCGCATTATGACGAGGGTGAAAGGTCATGAGCTGGACCTTAGGGTGTCGACGATACCTACCGTCCACGGTGAAAGCATTGTTATGCGTGTCTTGGATCGTCAAAGTATTCAACTAAGCCTTGATAAGATGGGATTCAGCCAAGATACCTTATCCCGCTATCGTGAGCTATTGGATCGCCCCCATGGTGTTTTGCTCGTTACAGGACCCACCGGCTCGGGTAAAACGACAACGCTTTATGCCTCGCTAGCTGCGATGGACTCGCAATCGTTAAAGATAGTAACGGTTGAGGATCCTGTTGAGTACCAGCTCAGAGGAATTAACCAGATTCAGGTGCAGTCGCAGATCGATCTGACGTTTGGTAAAGCGCTACGCTCAATTCTCCGTCAGGACCCTGACATTATTATGATCGGTGAAATGAGGGACACTGAGACGGCGCAAATTGGCGTACAGTCTGCTCTAACCGGACATTTAGTCTTATCGACACTGCATACTAATACAGCAGCCGGTGCAATTACACGCCTTGAAGATATGGGCATCGAACGCTATTTGATAACCTCTTCTGTTAACGGTGTGCTCGCACAGCGCTTGCTTCGAAAGCTTTGCCAAAAATGCCGGATCCCTGTTGAATTGACGGCAGAGGTGATCGAAACATCAGGGCTGGGCCGCTTTATGCAGTCTGGCCAAACGGTTTACCGTAGCTGCGGTTGTTCTGAATGCCAGGGAAGTGGTTACGCTGGTCGTACATCCATTCATGAACTTTTTGTCATGGATAGTGATATGCACAAAGCAATTTTAAGTGGCTCTGATGCAACAACGCTTCACACGGTGGCCAGACGAAATGGCATGATTACACTGTATGAAGATGGTCTGCGAAAAGTGGCACAGGGTGTGACTTCTCTTGAAGAGGTGATACGCGTGACCCAAGATCAAGGTTCAGAGGATGTTGTCGCCTAA
- a CDS encoding type II secretion system F family protein, translated as MAEFFYRAAKRDGSLTEGVLTADSKALALRQLKLQGLTLLKLDEMGDGSRQGKSQAQQASLARNEVLSVTNELAVLLRAGLPIDRALKILIEMSASPNQIRVLTSILETVKSGKGLSQALAPYESTFGYFYINMIRAGEASGQLGDVLTRLAAYLENAKEIRSSVVSALVYPAILLVVATLSIFLMLGFVVPQFETLFSDMGDALPTLTRGVIDAGNAVKSYGWVMLIVVFIIGFMIRQWASSDRGALKKDQFILSLPIVGSVAFKYEMAKFSRTLGTLLGNGVSLLSALSIAIGAVGNRQVKASLSVLEPAVKQGERMSLALQKTEAFTPMVVQMIRVGEESGSLDNMMLELAKVYDNEVQSGVKRGLTLLEPMLILGMGGAIAVIIIAILMGILSVNDLAV; from the coding sequence ATGGCCGAGTTCTTTTATCGAGCAGCCAAGCGAGATGGCTCCCTTACAGAGGGTGTGCTTACCGCTGATAGTAAAGCGTTGGCGCTACGCCAGCTTAAGCTGCAAGGCTTAACACTGCTTAAGCTGGATGAAATGGGTGATGGATCACGGCAGGGTAAAAGTCAGGCTCAGCAAGCATCCTTAGCGCGAAACGAGGTGTTGTCAGTCACTAATGAACTCGCTGTTTTGCTCCGTGCAGGGTTACCTATTGATCGGGCTTTGAAAATCCTAATCGAAATGAGCGCTTCGCCTAATCAGATCCGAGTGCTTACGTCGATTCTTGAAACCGTTAAAAGTGGTAAAGGTCTTAGTCAGGCTCTGGCGCCTTATGAGTCTACCTTTGGGTACTTTTATATCAATATGATTAGGGCGGGTGAGGCCAGCGGGCAATTAGGTGATGTATTAACGCGCTTGGCTGCCTATTTGGAGAATGCGAAAGAGATTCGAAGTAGTGTTGTATCAGCGTTGGTGTACCCGGCTATTCTGCTGGTGGTAGCAACGCTCTCTATTTTCTTAATGCTTGGTTTTGTGGTTCCCCAATTTGAGACGTTGTTTTCTGATATGGGGGATGCATTGCCTACCTTAACCCGTGGTGTGATTGATGCAGGTAATGCTGTTAAGTCCTATGGTTGGGTGATGCTGATTGTTGTATTTATCATCGGGTTTATGATTCGTCAGTGGGCTAGTAGTGATAGAGGCGCGCTAAAAAAAGATCAATTTATTCTCAGTTTGCCCATTGTGGGGAGTGTCGCTTTTAAATATGAAATGGCAAAGTTTTCTCGTACTTTGGGAACCTTACTAGGAAATGGTGTGTCTTTGTTGTCTGCCTTGTCGATCGCTATAGGTGCTGTGGGTAATCGGCAGGTCAAAGCATCATTGAGCGTTCTCGAGCCTGCGGTGAAACAGGGAGAGCGAATGTCTCTCGCGTTACAAAAGACGGAGGCGTTCACCCCTATGGTTGTTCAAATGATCAGGGTGGGAGAAGAGTCTGGTAGCTTGGATAACATGATGCTAGAGCTAGCGAAGGTTTATGACAACGAAGTGCAGTCAGGAGTTAAACGAGGGCTGACGTTGTTAGAGCCTATGTTGATACTTGGGATGGGCGGAGCAATAGCGGTGATTATTATCGCCATTTTAATGGGCATTCTATCGGTGAATGATCTGGCAGTATAA
- a CDS encoding PulJ/GspJ family protein — MIAKKSQSGFTMVEMIIALVILSMIMLATLTALRTFAQTQSKIEEVTARLNTTRQVTDFLRRTIGQAMPIPFAPTKGNHESSYGTYFIGEQTSLIWVAPMNFGLDAGSSFVFRLSQEDSHLWLQFAPFLDPVTEPDWDGLIKHELLADVTVFEIGFLGGRDSEWLTQWPLSQTSPALVKLTVSSAERFLPEIVVRLDDGQLHAR; from the coding sequence GTGATTGCCAAAAAAAGCCAGTCCGGCTTTACAATGGTTGAGATGATTATCGCGCTGGTTATCTTATCTATGATTATGTTAGCGACATTAACGGCGCTGCGTACTTTTGCACAAACGCAATCAAAAATTGAAGAGGTCACGGCTCGACTCAATACCACCCGACAGGTCACAGATTTCTTAAGAAGAACCATTGGACAAGCAATGCCAATACCGTTTGCGCCTACAAAAGGAAATCATGAATCGTCCTATGGGACTTACTTTATAGGCGAGCAAACATCCTTAATCTGGGTTGCGCCAATGAACTTTGGGTTGGATGCGGGTAGTAGTTTTGTGTTTCGCTTAAGTCAGGAAGATAGCCACTTATGGTTACAGTTTGCGCCATTTCTTGACCCTGTGACAGAGCCTGATTGGGATGGGTTAATTAAGCATGAGTTGTTGGCCGATGTAACGGTATTTGAAATAGGTTTTCTAGGCGGTCGTGATTCAGAATGGTTAACGCAGTGGCCTCTTTCGCAAACAAGTCCCGCATTAGTTAAGTTGACGGTATCATCGGCGGAGCGATTTCTTCCTGAAATTGTGGTTCGCTTAGATGATGGGCAGCTGCACGCAAGATGA
- a CDS encoding type II secretion system protein GspK, protein MMDARKEAGVALAILLWFIAAMSLLVGTIMYQARIDIKLSQLRIQQAQAEALGDGAAQLVLVQRLKAQQDVGFSDKVTYYDMRLADHDVKVRMLSVSGLVDLNTSPETLLLSVFKINAGLSEEQASLLASKVVAWRSASRLNENDSEGGSPYKVIRYGRFESLEDLMMVEGMTREIYDKVKNSIYVGQLDSAQVHMPSAPFSVLTVLAEGDEALASQWQLARQSEQVFTPAGINTEWVAASPVAMYRIESRVRFSSGEVFQRTRWVEQNSTGYEGLPWRFIRTEPVVRVEAFDFVNELGK, encoded by the coding sequence ATGATGGATGCTAGAAAAGAAGCGGGTGTCGCATTAGCTATATTGTTGTGGTTTATTGCTGCGATGTCGCTGTTGGTTGGCACGATAATGTATCAGGCACGTATTGATATAAAGCTATCCCAGCTCAGGATACAGCAGGCACAAGCTGAGGCGTTAGGTGATGGTGCTGCTCAACTAGTATTGGTGCAAAGGTTAAAGGCGCAGCAGGATGTCGGTTTTTCCGACAAGGTTACGTATTATGACATGCGCTTGGCTGATCATGATGTTAAGGTGCGCATGCTGTCGGTGTCAGGGCTGGTTGATCTGAATACATCCCCCGAGACGTTGCTGCTCTCAGTGTTTAAGATAAATGCGGGCTTAAGTGAAGAGCAAGCTTCTTTGTTGGCGAGCAAGGTGGTGGCTTGGCGCTCTGCATCAAGGCTCAATGAGAATGATAGCGAGGGGGGTTCTCCTTACAAGGTTATTCGCTATGGGCGCTTTGAATCGCTAGAGGATCTAATGATGGTCGAGGGTATGACGAGAGAAATATATGATAAAGTCAAAAACTCAATCTATGTGGGTCAGTTAGATAGTGCTCAAGTGCATATGCCTTCAGCGCCGTTTTCTGTTTTAACGGTACTTGCTGAAGGCGATGAAGCATTAGCTTCTCAGTGGCAGTTGGCTCGTCAGTCAGAGCAAGTATTTACTCCCGCCGGCATTAATACCGAGTGGGTGGCAGCGTCTCCTGTTGCAATGTATCGCATAGAAAGTAGAGTACGCTTTTCAAGTGGTGAGGTGTTCCAGCGTACCCGTTGGGTTGAACAAAATAGTACGGGGTATGAGGGGTTGCCTTGGAGGTTTATCAGGACAGAACCTGTTGTCCGGGTAGAAGCGTTTGATTTTGTCAACGAGTTAGGAAAGTAG
- a CDS encoding CmcI family methyltransferase, with the protein MPSEADVKEAYHQWYYNSEVWQEVKFLGVPCYKSVSDMWNYQEILAELKPSLIVEFGTRFGGSALFFSVMGRAVNPDLKVLSVDISHEDVYPQVLLDSAIQLATGSSSDPVIAARIAKMRALFPGKVFFILDSDHTKSHVLAELELLRIVIQSGDYVIVEDGNINGHPVLPGWGEGPYEAVEEYFARYPDDYTIETEREGKFGFTFAPKGFLRKN; encoded by the coding sequence ATGCCAAGCGAAGCAGATGTAAAGGAAGCCTATCACCAGTGGTACTACAACAGTGAAGTTTGGCAAGAGGTAAAGTTTTTAGGTGTCCCTTGTTATAAATCTGTTTCTGATATGTGGAATTATCAAGAGATACTGGCAGAGCTAAAGCCCTCTTTGATTGTGGAGTTCGGTACACGTTTTGGCGGTTCTGCTCTGTTCTTTAGTGTTATGGGACGTGCTGTCAATCCGGATCTTAAAGTGCTGAGTGTAGATATTTCCCATGAGGATGTGTATCCGCAGGTATTGTTGGACTCAGCTATTCAGCTGGCCACAGGCTCCTCGTCCGATCCAGTTATTGCTGCTCGTATTGCTAAAATGCGTGCACTATTTCCCGGGAAAGTGTTCTTTATTCTGGATAGTGACCACACAAAATCTCACGTTTTAGCTGAACTTGAATTGCTGAGAATAGTCATACAGTCCGGTGATTATGTGATTGTTGAAGATGGAAATATCAATGGCCACCCCGTGTTACCAGGTTGGGGAGAAGGTCCTTACGAGGCTGTAGAAGAGTACTTTGCTCGTTACCCTGATGATTATACGATTGAAACAGAGAGAGAGGGTAAGTTTGGTTTTACCTTTGCCCCCAAAGGTTTTCTAAGGAAAAACTAG
- a CDS encoding GspH/FimT family pseudopilin, which produces MLLHRQSGFTLLEIMVVLAIAGLVLGVSGPMALKLYESTQYRSAVKDVVTSLTAARYGAISSGQYVDVITTPEARTIRVGKKEVSLSDSVKLSVTSAQSLNQMIDGAGVIRFFPDGTSTGGSISLEHKNGHGIRLRVDWLLGSITQVAL; this is translated from the coding sequence GTGCTGTTGCACCGCCAGTCGGGTTTTACATTACTTGAAATTATGGTTGTGCTTGCAATAGCAGGCTTAGTGTTGGGTGTATCAGGCCCTATGGCTTTAAAGCTCTATGAGTCGACACAGTATCGAAGTGCGGTTAAGGATGTTGTGACGTCGTTAACCGCTGCTAGATACGGTGCCATCTCTTCAGGCCAGTATGTCGATGTGATTACGACACCTGAGGCGAGAACGATCCGAGTAGGCAAAAAGGAAGTGAGCTTGAGCGATAGCGTGAAGCTTTCTGTTACTTCTGCTCAATCTCTTAATCAGATGATCGACGGTGCTGGGGTGATTCGGTTTTTCCCAGATGGTACTTCGACAGGTGGAAGTATTAGTCTTGAGCATAAAAACGGACATGGGATCCGGCTTCGTGTTGATTGGTTGCTTGGCTCCATTACGCAGGTAGCGTTATGA